The following nucleotide sequence is from Chloroflexota bacterium.
GTGCGTGGCGCGCCGATCGAGAAGCCGGAGACGATCGCCTCGGCGATCCGCATCGGCAACCCGGCGTCGTGGAGGCTGGCGGTCGCCGCGCGCGACGAGTCCGGCGGGCGGATCGGGTCGGTGACCGACGATGAGATCCTGGCCGCGTACCGCTTCCTGGCCGCGCGTGAAGGGCTGTTCTGCGAGCCGTCGTCGGCGGCGGGCGTGGCCGGTATCCTGAAGATGGCGCGCGCGGGCGAACTGGCGAAGGGCCAGCGCATCGTCTGCGTGCTGACCGGCAGCGGGCTGAAAGACCCGGACATGACGATGCTCGAGCACCGGCCGATCATCCACACCAACGCGGACTACGACGCCTTCATGCGCGCCGTGTTGGCGTAGACGAGCAACCGCGAAGGAATGGACGGGGCACGATGCTGAGCATCGTGCCCCGTTTTTTGTTTGCAGGTTGCCATGTGCTGAGGGAAAGCGATATACTTTGTGGGTGATTGGCTGTTCACGACCGCCATGCCCGCGAAGGCGGGCTTCCATCCAGCGTAGATTGCGCGGGCAGGCCATAAGTGAGAGATTGAATGCTACGCCGACGAATCGTAACTATCTACAGTATCACGTCCACAGCACTCGTCTGGATCGCGTTTGCCGCGCAAAGCTACGCTGGATGGGCCGGGCTAGGCGCGCCGCACGAGCAATTTGCCTGCTGCATGCGGCTCTTCACCTGTGTGTCATGGACAATTCAGCAAGCGATGAACGTCGGCTATAACTCCGATGCCTTAATAGCAAGCGTAGTTGATCAGGTCACGCTATCTGAGTTCCCCCGGGTTCGGTATTTCTTTTGGGCGGCCAACATCTTGCTGTCAAGCATCTTCTTCGGATCTGCCGTCTCTTTTTTCTTCATGGCCATGGTTTTCCCATGGGCGTTGTTCGCTGATCTGAGCCCTTTGATCGTCGCTCGCTTCTTTGAGATCATTGTGGCCATGGGTTTCGCATCTGCGACGCCAATGTTTGCACATCTTGTTGTCGTATATCTGCGGCTTCGCGGGAAGTTACATCCTTTTTGAGAGAATCCAACTTTGGCTATCGCTGCCTACGGGGAAACAGAAACGGAGTACCCATGCCGATTTGCGTTGATGACCACGTCTGGGGCTTTCTGCATTCCGGCAACGGCAGCCACGGAAGCGGCTCAGCGAGGGGCAGTGCGCCCAACACCGCAGCATCCGGCTTAGCGCACCGGCACGACCGTTGTCAGCCGCCTTGACGCGCTCAAAGGGATCGACCCGCGGGGCCTTGTCTGCGCCCCATGCGGGCGCTTGCGTCCTGGGGCGGCGGCGGTTGCCTGTGCCGCGCGTTGCTGTACGCGCTACCCGCCGATGCCGATCACCGAGCCGACGATCAGCAACGCCGTCAGCACAATCAGCGCGGCCACCGACCCGTAACCAATCGTGTTGCCCAGCCGCCCGTTGACGTGCGCTCCCATCAGCCGGTGGTTGTTCGCCAGCCGCAGCATCAGGATCAGGATCACCGGCAGCAGGATACCGTTCACGTCCTGCGAAAGCACCAGCAGGGTAAATAGCGGCACACCAGGCATCAGCGCCAGCGCCGCGCCCAGCACGATCGTGGTCGTGAAGATGCCGTAGAAGATCGGCGCTTCATCCGCGCCTTTCCGCAGGCCGCGCTCCCAGCCGAACGCCTCGCAAATGGCGTAGGCGCTCGTCAGCGGCAACACCGAGGCCGCCAGCAGCGATGCGCCCAGCAATCCGAGCGCGAACAGCGACTTGGCCAGCGGACCGGCCGCCGGCTCCAGCGCCATCGCCGCCTGGTCGGCCGATTGAATGTCCGTCACGCCATTGGCGTGCAGGGTCGCCGCCGTCGCCACGATAATGAAGAACGCGATCAGGTCGGACAGCAGCACGCCGGCCAAGGTTTCGATCCGCTGGGGGGTATACGCATCCATGCGTACCCCCTTCTCGACGATGATCGACTGCAGCGAGAACTGCATGTACGGGCTGATCGTCGTGCCGATCAGCGCGACCAGCATGAGGATATACCGCGGGTCGGATTGGAAGGTCGGCGCCAGCGCGCCGCGCGCGACGGCGCCCCAGTCCGGGTGAACGACCAGCGCGGAGATGATGTACGCTCCAAACGCCAGCGTCAGAATCAGGAAAACCCGCTCGGCGCGGTTATAGCCGCCGCGCACGCTCAGCCACCAGACGCCGAGCGCGGCTGCCGGCACCGCCGCAAAGCGGCTGACCCCGAACAGTTCCGCCGCCGCCGCGATCCCCACGAACTCGCTCACCGTCACCGCCGCGTTTGCCGCCAGCAGCGCCAGCATCGCCACCGCCGTCGTCCGGACGCCGAACTCCTCGCGGATCAGGTCGCTCAGCCCTTTGCCCGTCACGACCCCCATACGCGAACTCAT
It contains:
- a CDS encoding Nramp family divalent metal transporter, whose amino-acid sequence is MIRRLKSLRRKRWLAVLGILGPGLISALAGDDAGGIGTYATAGAAYGYNLLFALLIVTVALAYVQDMSSRMGVVTGKGLSDLIREEFGVRTTAVAMLALLAANAAVTVSEFVGIAAAAELFGVSRFAAVPAAALGVWWLSVRGGYNRAERVFLILTLAFGAYIISALVVHPDWGAVARGALAPTFQSDPRYILMLVALIGTTISPYMQFSLQSIIVEKGVRMDAYTPQRIETLAGVLLSDLIAFFIIVATAATLHANGVTDIQSADQAAMALEPAAGPLAKSLFALGLLGASLLAASVLPLTSAYAICEAFGWERGLRKGADEAPIFYGIFTTTIVLGAALALMPGVPLFTLLVLSQDVNGILLPVILILMLRLANNHRLMGAHVNGRLGNTIGYGSVAALIVLTALLIVGSVIGIGG